The proteins below are encoded in one region of Candidatus Culexarchaeum yellowstonense:
- a CDS encoding sulfide-dependent adenosine diphosphate thiazole synthase, producing MSLEWRISRLIWEYTAKDWVENIIKNDVTIVGAGPSGLTASKYLAEKGLKTVIIEKRLSFGGGIGGGGMLLHKVVVGEEAKQILDEMNIKAVKADEGLYVVDTYELMTKLAYNAIEAGAKIVYGLQVDDVIYRDNPPRITGVVVLWSAIPLSGLHVDPLFIESKAVVDATGHEAQVISIASKKNPSLNISVMGERSAYAELAEKLVVDYTGRIIPGLYATGMSVAAIYNLPRMGPIFGGMLLSGKKIAEIIYNDIKKTQ from the coding sequence ATGAGTCTTGAGTGGAGGATAAGTAGACTGATATGGGAGTACACTGCGAAGGATTGGGTGGAAAACATTATAAAAAATGATGTTACAATAGTTGGGGCAGGACCCTCCGGATTAACAGCCTCAAAATATCTAGCGGAAAAAGGTTTGAAAACCGTGATTATAGAGAAGAGGCTCAGCTTTGGTGGAGGGATTGGCGGAGGCGGAATGCTACTACACAAAGTTGTTGTGGGTGAAGAGGCAAAACAGATACTGGATGAAATGAACATTAAAGCTGTTAAAGCAGATGAAGGACTCTATGTTGTAGACACATATGAATTAATGACGAAACTAGCTTACAACGCCATTGAAGCTGGTGCAAAGATAGTATATGGACTCCAAGTGGATGACGTGATATATAGGGATAACCCACCAAGAATAACTGGCGTAGTAGTATTGTGGTCGGCAATACCCCTATCCGGATTACATGTAGACCCACTATTCATAGAATCAAAAGCAGTTGTAGATGCAACTGGACATGAAGCACAAGTAATATCCATAGCTTCAAAGAAGAATCCATCACTAAACATAAGCGTGATGGGGGAGAGATCAGCATACGCAGAACTTGCAGAGAAGCTTGTGGTAGACTACACTGGGAGAATCATACCAGGACTCTACGCAACAGGAATGTCAGTTGCAGCCATATACAACCTACCAAGAATGGGACCAATATTTGGAGGAATGCTACTATCAGGGAAAAAGATTGCAGAAATAATATACAACGACATCAAGAAAACCCAATAA
- a CDS encoding DUF4438 domain-containing protein: protein MNLKTNVDRLVKVSVIGEVASPVFRYPPYNISAFGQLIVCPGVGGIRYNVRVGDSAVNWVADHVEPGVSIKNLSSYPGNPEGPNNALNVLSCIGNEARVVSGEAKGAIGYITGKHGGIEHVMVDFPPEVLDKLVIGDKVQVKAFGQGLKLLDFPDITVMNIDPSLLMKMNLSVEGDCLVVGVTHIIPAGIMGSGLGSNQTYSGDYDITLFDEETVKKHNLSTLRLGDIVAIMDADSTYGRIYRRGAVTIGVVVHTNSYIAGHGPGVTTILTSSKGKIKPVINGKANIAYYLNLRPEINW, encoded by the coding sequence ATGAATTTGAAAACCAATGTTGATAGGCTTGTTAAAGTTTCTGTGATAGGTGAAGTGGCAAGCCCAGTATTCAGGTATCCACCATACAACATTTCAGCTTTCGGCCAATTGATAGTGTGCCCAGGGGTTGGTGGGATAAGGTATAATGTTCGCGTTGGAGATTCAGCTGTCAATTGGGTTGCAGATCACGTGGAGCCTGGTGTTAGCATAAAGAATTTATCCAGCTACCCAGGTAACCCTGAAGGGCCTAATAATGCATTGAACGTTCTATCATGTATTGGTAATGAGGCTAGAGTTGTTAGTGGGGAAGCTAAGGGGGCAATTGGATACATCACTGGTAAGCATGGTGGAATAGAACATGTTATGGTGGATTTCCCACCGGAAGTTTTGGATAAACTGGTTATAGGGGATAAAGTTCAAGTTAAAGCCTTCGGTCAAGGATTAAAACTCCTAGACTTCCCAGACATCACAGTAATGAATATAGATCCATCACTACTAATGAAGATGAACCTATCCGTTGAGGGAGATTGCCTCGTAGTTGGAGTTACACATATAATTCCAGCTGGGATAATGGGTTCCGGTTTAGGTAGCAATCAAACATACAGTGGAGATTACGACATAACATTATTCGATGAGGAAACTGTTAAGAAGCATAATTTATCCACACTGAGACTTGGAGACATAGTTGCAATAATGGATGCAGATAGCACTTACGGTAGAATTTATAGGAGGGGGGCTGTAACCATAGGCGTAGTTGTACACACAAATTCATATATTGCAGGCCACGGTCCAGGAGTAACAACTATACTAACCTCAAGCAAAGGTAAAATTAAACCAGTAATAAACGGTAAAGCCAACATAGCATACTACCTAAACCTAAGACCAGAAATAAACTGGTAA
- a CDS encoding nitroreductase family protein → MDVLEAILKRRSIRRYLDKPVEPEKVLKCLEAARWAPSAHNSQPWHFIIVRDKSVREKLASIHPYGKHMASSPVVIVVLADPEKSPVFWQNDAGAAVQNILLTAFSEGLGSCWIGVQFTPFESEFKRILNIPDKFRVVCAITLGYPAHERTSTRVSLEDIVSIESYGVKLNVESFKFGKQ, encoded by the coding sequence ATGGATGTCTTGGAAGCCATATTGAAGAGGAGGAGTATTAGGAGGTATTTGGATAAGCCTGTGGAGCCTGAGAAGGTTTTGAAGTGTTTGGAAGCTGCTAGGTGGGCTCCATCAGCTCACAATTCACAGCCATGGCACTTCATAATTGTTAGGGATAAATCTGTTCGTGAGAAGCTTGCAAGCATACATCCTTATGGTAAGCATATGGCCTCCAGCCCAGTGGTTATAGTTGTCTTAGCAGACCCTGAGAAGTCTCCAGTATTCTGGCAGAATGATGCTGGTGCAGCAGTTCAAAACATCCTTTTAACAGCCTTCTCTGAAGGGTTGGGTTCATGTTGGATTGGCGTCCAATTCACACCCTTTGAAAGTGAGTTTAAGAGGATCCTAAACATCCCAGACAAGTTTAGGGTTGTATGTGCAATTACCCTTGGATATCCGGCGCATGAACGCACATCCACTAGAGTTTCATTGGAGGATATTGTGAGCATTGAATCTTATGGTGTAAAGTTGAATGTGGAATCCTTTAAATTTGGTAAACAATAA
- a CDS encoding GHMP kinase, translating into MDASEIRRKLISHLPSNANFKPVLVSSPGRVDFLNTHQDYKGLPVVPVAINLRCYVAGVRGCGGVVNFTSLNIPNGFDSFSIGDFNLIGGGWFGDYVRAVFKSMDVFGFKLNGINIVLWSEIPMGSGLASSAALEVSIIKLVSEIYGLNLDRHRIAELAYFAEHDVMGIPCGRLDQYACSYGGVVLLDPKPPCTIEHLPHEDLVFVVVDSGVHRRIFNVHPVRQAELNEALRILLFEVGVDENLKSKLSTSYDRVSWHLISEEDLKPYLNSIPKKLANRLIFTIKMNKSTIYAVNLIKGVIKPRFEDLSSLMNLECHVDFEDKLSLLGLIVNYQHELLRDYYDVSLPILEDIRRVMIDNGALGAKISGAGLGGAIIGLVRDEGSAERVCKACIDRGFPMAFYSRPSEGVRVEYRF; encoded by the coding sequence GTGGATGCAAGTGAAATTCGCCGTAAATTGATTTCACATCTCCCCTCCAATGCAAATTTTAAACCAGTTTTAGTATCCAGTCCTGGTAGAGTTGACTTCCTGAATACCCATCAAGATTATAAGGGTTTACCAGTAGTTCCAGTTGCCATTAATCTTAGATGTTATGTGGCTGGTGTTAGGGGTTGTGGTGGAGTTGTAAATTTCACTTCACTAAATATTCCCAATGGTTTTGATAGTTTCAGTATTGGTGATTTCAATCTTATTGGTGGTGGATGGTTTGGGGATTATGTTAGAGCTGTTTTCAAGTCTATGGATGTTTTCGGCTTCAAACTAAATGGCATTAATATTGTTTTGTGGAGTGAAATACCCATGGGTTCCGGTCTTGCAAGTAGTGCTGCCCTTGAAGTTTCAATAATTAAGCTTGTATCCGAAATTTATGGGTTGAATCTAGATAGGCATAGGATTGCTGAATTGGCTTACTTCGCTGAGCATGATGTTATGGGTATTCCTTGTGGTAGATTGGATCAGTATGCATGTTCTTATGGTGGAGTAGTTCTCCTAGATCCTAAGCCTCCATGCACCATTGAGCATCTACCCCATGAAGACTTAGTTTTCGTGGTTGTGGATTCAGGAGTTCATAGGAGGATTTTCAATGTTCACCCAGTTAGACAGGCTGAGCTTAATGAAGCTTTAAGGATATTGTTATTTGAGGTTGGTGTTGATGAGAATCTGAAGTCTAAGCTTTCAACATCCTATGATAGAGTTTCATGGCATTTAATTTCTGAGGAAGATCTCAAACCATACTTGAATTCCATACCCAAAAAGCTTGCCAATAGACTCATATTCACAATTAAAATGAATAAATCCACGATTTACGCTGTGAATTTAATTAAGGGGGTCATTAAACCTAGATTTGAAGATCTTAGTAGCCTCATGAATTTAGAGTGTCATGTGGATTTTGAAGATAAATTGAGTTTGCTTGGTTTAATAGTTAATTATCAGCATGAACTTTTGAGGGATTACTATGATGTTAGTCTACCAATACTTGAGGATATTAGGAGGGTTATGATTGATAATGGTGCTTTGGGAGCTAAGATTTCTGGAGCTGGGCTTGGTGGAGCTATTATCGGTTTAGTTAGGGATGAGGGTTCTGCGGAAAGGGTTTGTAAAGCCTGTATTGATCGTGGATTTCCAATGGCATTCTATTCACGTCCATCTGAGGGGGTTAGAGTGGAATACCGCTTTTAG
- a CDS encoding flavin reductase family protein, which produces MELEKIDLDKFYLILHPRPAYVIGSGKFGEKVNFMAASWVTPMGEEPPLVCVAIGKGSLTNELIREYRQFSVNILPIDRVNELYTVGTVSGREMDKTKILKAVEGDELTVPIVEDAIAVLECELWDKVESNDVTLFIGQVVNAKANPKYFNQKTGWNIRDNPVPLHNWGKGFHRVGQFIMAKTLEKHETK; this is translated from the coding sequence ATGGAGTTGGAGAAGATTGATTTGGATAAATTCTATTTGATATTGCATCCAAGACCAGCATATGTTATAGGTTCTGGGAAGTTTGGTGAGAAAGTGAATTTCATGGCTGCAAGCTGGGTTACACCCATGGGTGAAGAACCCCCACTAGTCTGCGTAGCCATAGGTAAGGGGAGTTTGACCAATGAATTGATACGTGAGTATAGGCAGTTTTCAGTGAACATACTTCCAATAGATAGAGTCAACGAACTATACACAGTTGGAACTGTTAGTGGTAGGGAGATGGATAAAACCAAGATATTGAAGGCTGTGGAGGGTGATGAATTAACAGTTCCAATAGTTGAAGATGCCATAGCAGTCCTCGAATGTGAATTATGGGATAAAGTTGAATCAAATGATGTCACACTATTTATAGGGCAAGTTGTAAATGCAAAGGCAAACCCAAAATACTTCAACCAGAAAACGGGATGGAATATTAGGGATAACCCAGTACCATTACACAATTGGGGTAAAGGCTTCCATAGAGTAGGCCAATTCATAATGGCAAAAACACTAGAGAAACATGAAACAAAATGA
- a CDS encoding amidohydrolase, which yields MNIDVHNHFYPPQYIEELKIGGGYASIDFNEHGNLIIRYEGDYNVVVKPHIDVLERIKVMDKYGIDMQILTLTTPGVEREPVDRGVKLAKIVNDSFSEIVEKYPDRFRALAILPLQSPEMALEEFRRAILDLGLNGAIIFSNINGKPLDSREFWPIYGEAERLGFPLFIHPTSPINFKFMEDYRIVPMFGFPVDTSLAVLRLILSGVMERFPSLKIVVAHLGGVLPYIIGRIDTCIQAYPEAKKVINKPASAYLKNIYFDSICYNNNILKFSCAFLGANKIMLGTDFPHQITDIENAVWRVKQLGVSGEEEKMILGENAIKVFKIN from the coding sequence ATGAACATTGATGTTCACAATCACTTCTACCCACCACAATATATTGAAGAATTGAAGATTGGTGGAGGCTACGCATCCATCGACTTCAATGAGCATGGAAATTTGATCATAAGGTATGAGGGGGATTACAATGTGGTGGTTAAACCGCACATTGATGTCTTGGAGAGGATTAAGGTTATGGATAAGTATGGTATAGATATGCAAATACTAACTTTAACCACTCCTGGCGTTGAAAGGGAACCTGTGGATAGGGGGGTTAAATTGGCTAAAATAGTTAATGATTCGTTTTCAGAGATTGTTGAAAAGTATCCGGATAGGTTTAGGGCTCTTGCAATCTTACCATTGCAATCCCCAGAAATGGCTTTGGAGGAATTTAGGAGGGCAATTTTGGATTTGGGGCTGAATGGTGCCATAATATTCTCAAACATTAATGGTAAACCTCTTGATTCAAGGGAATTCTGGCCCATATATGGTGAAGCTGAAAGGCTGGGTTTCCCATTATTCATACATCCCACATCCCCAATAAACTTCAAGTTCATGGAGGATTATAGGATTGTGCCAATGTTCGGTTTTCCAGTGGACACCAGCTTAGCAGTTTTAAGGTTAATTTTAAGTGGAGTTATGGAGAGGTTTCCTTCACTGAAGATTGTTGTTGCACATCTTGGAGGGGTTTTACCATACATTATTGGTAGAATAGATACTTGTATTCAGGCATACCCTGAAGCTAAGAAGGTTATTAATAAGCCAGCATCAGCATATCTCAAAAATATATATTTTGACTCCATATGCTACAACAACAATATATTAAAGTTTTCATGTGCGTTTCTCGGTGCCAATAAAATAATGCTTGGAACAGATTTCCCACACCAAATAACTGATATTGAAAATGCTGTTTGGAGAGTGAAGCAGTTGGGGGTAAGCGGGGAAGAAGAGAAGATGATTCTGGGGGAGAATGCCATTAAAGTTTTCAAAATAAATTGA
- a CDS encoding M20/M25/M40 family metallo-hydrolase, producing MLNTVFNYIDENFEKFISDLREICRIPSIAAQNVGIVEAVDKLRVMFEDAGLNVRVLNVDKGNPLLYAEYKPRSYKKTLLFYNHYDVQPPDPLDLWVTPPFEPSIRDGKIFARGVADNKGNIIARLKAVESMLNVFGDLPIAVKFVVEGEEEIGSPSLPSYVKSYGNMFSADAGIWEFGYRDVSGRPVITLGVRGIAYFEFRVKGPRVDVHSGEAAIIPNPAWRLIYFLNSLRSDDGRILIDGFYDDLKPVEREDEELLKSIPFNDEEIIKRLGIRGFVGGIRGFEALKSMLFNPTCNIDGLYSGYIGQGSKTIIPSHAMAKVDFRLPPGLTCQSLLEKLKRHMDKYGFNDIEVSLLSGYEAAKTDLKAEIVKVALSSAREIYGLEPIVYPISSGSGPMYLFVNELKIPMISVGVGYHESNNHSPNENIRLEDFKLGIKHIVKIIDMMGRI from the coding sequence ATGCTTAACACGGTTTTCAATTATATTGATGAGAATTTTGAGAAGTTCATATCTGATTTGAGGGAGATTTGTAGGATTCCATCCATTGCAGCTCAGAATGTTGGTATAGTGGAGGCTGTGGATAAGCTTAGGGTTATGTTTGAGGATGCTGGTTTAAACGTTAGGGTTTTGAACGTGGATAAGGGTAATCCACTATTATATGCGGAGTATAAGCCTAGATCCTACAAGAAGACGCTACTATTCTATAATCATTATGACGTTCAGCCGCCAGATCCACTGGATTTGTGGGTGACACCGCCATTTGAGCCAAGTATAAGGGATGGGAAGATATTTGCTAGGGGTGTTGCGGATAATAAGGGGAATATAATTGCAAGATTGAAGGCTGTGGAGTCCATGTTGAATGTTTTTGGCGACTTACCCATAGCAGTTAAATTTGTTGTTGAGGGGGAGGAGGAGATTGGAAGCCCCTCACTTCCAAGCTATGTTAAGAGTTATGGTAACATGTTTTCAGCGGATGCTGGTATATGGGAGTTTGGTTATAGGGATGTGAGTGGCCGTCCAGTTATTACATTGGGTGTTAGGGGTATTGCATACTTTGAATTTAGGGTGAAGGGTCCGAGGGTGGATGTTCATAGTGGTGAAGCTGCCATCATACCTAACCCCGCTTGGAGGCTCATATACTTCTTGAATAGTTTGCGTAGTGATGATGGTAGGATATTGATAGATGGGTTCTATGACGATCTAAAGCCAGTTGAGAGGGAGGATGAGGAGCTTTTAAAGAGCATACCATTCAATGATGAAGAGATTATCAAGAGGCTTGGTATAAGGGGGTTTGTGGGTGGCATTAGGGGGTTTGAAGCTTTAAAATCCATGCTATTCAATCCAACTTGCAATATTGATGGGCTGTATTCAGGATACATTGGTCAAGGTTCAAAGACGATAATACCAAGCCATGCCATGGCTAAAGTGGATTTCAGACTTCCACCTGGATTAACTTGTCAAAGTCTTTTGGAGAAGCTTAAGAGGCATATGGATAAGTATGGTTTCAACGATATTGAAGTCTCACTATTATCTGGGTATGAAGCTGCAAAAACTGATTTGAAAGCTGAGATAGTTAAAGTGGCTTTATCTTCGGCAAGGGAGATTTATGGTTTAGAGCCCATAGTCTACCCAATATCCTCTGGTAGTGGTCCAATGTATCTCTTCGTAAATGAGCTTAAAATACCAATGATCTCCGTGGGCGTGGGATATCATGAATCCAACAACCACTCGCCAAACGAGAATATAAGATTGGAAGATTTCAAGCTTGGCATTAAACATATAGTTAAGATAATTGATATGATGGGGAGAATATAA